One window of Triticum dicoccoides isolate Atlit2015 ecotype Zavitan chromosome 5A, WEW_v2.0, whole genome shotgun sequence genomic DNA carries:
- the LOC119296790 gene encoding uncharacterized protein LOC119296790, with amino-acid sequence MDDPAAQPPVVAAAQAQAQAQAQDITPLVNWVPVFERSKASVFLIQFTPVRRRVNEARVIAGAAGSKTREQLNAIFASRWLTETGISSHIDGAYLYILTTAHIVDHLFHAVYRPIDPATVNRLFTIEVTCFHAERDFAVNRNMVGDRTYTPATVCGIDCLRDLMMLRVDRAELAVRGVGQQRVQCTRQHPVLQFDGTREFGMQCMLVSWPAFRPCTFATGLQCLHRFLTGMSTNPVGYDMELLEAYIGSDQGSSGGPLFNAAGQVKGILHGGSGTHSQFILPGDILPFIQNNAPPQPPSTSSSSPRGPRGGGGGGEGGGGPKRGPNKDDKSGPSDPPKRRRSVRDKGKATAAWGSGRRRYTLRSHGKGMAVGAGGSGQKYLLRPRS; translated from the coding sequence ATGGACGATCCTGCTGCTCAGCCTCCTGTGGTTGCTGCTGCtcaggctcaggctcaggctcaggctcaggATATCACGCCCTTGGTTAATTGGGTCCCAGTGTTTGAACGAAGCAAAGCATCGGTCTTCCTCATCCAGTTTACACCAGTAAGACGTCGGGTGAATGAAGCCCGGGTTATCGCTGGGGCAGCCGGCTCCAAGACTCGAGAGCAGCTGAACGCAATTTTCGCATCACGGTGGCTAACAGAAACTGGCATCTCCTCGCACATAGATGGCGCCTACCTCTACATTCTCACCACCGCACACATTGTGGATCATCTGTTCCATGCGGTCTACAGGCCAATTGATCCAGCCACGGTGAACCGGCTCTTTACAATCGAGGTCACATGTTTCCATGCCGAGAGAGACTTCGCAGTTAATAGGAACATGGTCGGGGATCGCACCTACACGCCGGCGACGGTCTGCGGGATTGACTGCCTGAGGGATTTGATGATGCTGCGCGTCGATCGGGCAGAGCTGGCCGTGAGGGGCGTCGGGCAGCAGAGGGTGCAATGCACACGGCAGCACCCGGTTCTGCAGTTTGACGGAACACGCGAGTTTGGCATGCAGTGCATGCTCGTTTCGTGGCCTGCCTTCCGTCCCTGCACCTTCGCCACGGGCCTTCAGTGCCTCCACCGGTTTCTGACTGGCATGAGCACCAACCCAGTTGGGTATGATATGGAGCTGCTCGAGGCTTACATCGGATCCGATCAGGGGTCCTCGGGAGGCCCTCTCTTCAACGCCGCTGGCCAGGTAAAGGGTATTCTACACGGAGGGAGTGGGACGCACTCACAGTTCATTTTGCCCGGAGATATTCTACCTTTCATCCAGAACAATGCCCCCCCTCAGCCaccttcaacgtcatcttcatctccCCGGGgtcccagaggaggaggaggaggaggagaaggaggaggtggtcccAAGCGCGGTCCTAACAAAGATGACAAGTCGGGTCCATCAGATCCTCCAAAGCGCCGTCGGAGTGTCCGTGACAAGGGCAAGGCCACCGCTGCATGGGGATCCGGCCGGCGGAGGTACACGCTCAGATCCCACGGCAAGGGCATGGCCGTTGGTGCAGGTGGATCCGGCCAGAAGTATCTGCTTAGACCCCGCTCATGA